The sequence CTCCCACCTTAAATCCTGAATATGGAGTATACGCTTTTCCCATAGCCTCAAAAGCCTGATCAATCATTTCCTTTACAGGAAGCTCTGTTCCGGCCAAAGCTTCACCCTGACAAACACCTTTCATCGTTTCTTCTTTCATTTCCAACCTCCTGGCTACCACCCTTTCCAAAAACCGGAGCCATGTTTTTCTGTAATCTACAATTCCAGGGCGATTTCTATCATTTTTCCAAATCCAAGCTGCCTCTCCTCTGCGCTCAGTTTTTCCTCTCCAAATACAAGATCGGAAACCGTCAGCAAGCAGAGAGCCTTTTTACCGGCCGCAGCCGCATTCATATATAAAGCCGCTGTTTCCATCTCAACAGCCAGAACTCCCATATTGCGCCACTTGTCATTAACCCCGCTGTCAGCATTATAAAAAATATCGCTGGACAGCACATTGCCCACAACCGCTTTCGTCCCCAACTTTCCGGCCGCTTCTGCCGCTCTGGCCAGGAGCTCATAATCGGCAATAGGCGCAAAGGTACCCGGAAGTCCATACTGGTAAGCATAATTGGAATCCGTACAGGCTCCCATGGCGATCACTACATCCATAAGCTCTACCTTATCCTGCAGGGAACCGGCGGAACCGATGCGGATAAT is a genomic window of Lacrimispora sphenoides containing:
- the deoD gene encoding purine-nucleoside phosphorylase, which gives rise to MEMTPTPHNGAKKGEIAKTVLMPGDPLRAKYIAETYLENPVQVTSVRNMLGFTGTYKGKEITVMGGGMGMPSMGIYSYELYHFYDVDQIIRIGSAGSLQDKVELMDVVIAMGACTDSNYAYQYGLPGTFAPIADYELLARAAEAAGKLGTKAVVGNVLSSDIFYNADSGVNDKWRNMGVLAVEMETAALYMNAAAAGKKALCLLTVSDLVFGEEKLSAEERQLGFGKMIEIALEL